A genomic segment from Aspergillus puulaauensis MK2 DNA, chromosome 1, nearly complete sequence encodes:
- a CDS encoding putative RNA-binding protein (COG:J;~EggNog:ENOG410PGBQ;~InterPro:IPR001313,IPR016024,IPR011989,IPR033712, IPR033133;~PFAM:PF00806;~go_function: GO:0003723 - RNA binding [Evidence IEA]): MAFKNGLSERLDELRFPSPRSPPSETPFPGYSSLSPGHSSFVSAFPRPTGEVRANLQRRFTTDASKLSSWSYVNNVQPAPAPQIPDPLDLLSSFEKKRQHIEYMREQKRRFEEDMKLLDLQHEREQLEMNQLAKDLAKAGISGPSSEPTTPPESRENGFPGAFSRPTRFSTSSVTSSPGFFNVFASSVTSPPSQMNHDSAQTTPNRFAVHSVPGSRRNSEKEDFGNEPTSPFRPGPSIHRYSMPSSGLGSQIRPGNSGFNNSSTLDTFNAAKYLLHNNDDDRSTLKEEDRIPTPDIKSYLKLTETDDKFPTLSRSNGSSLLSANSDALDLANSKTPNPETWNTHNRHRSSHQSMPQNALNMFRLGHIGGSPEESHVAQPNGSRHAARHSLEANVLYAAEHNHEATTPTAANRPAPLQSSYSTNDLPTVKDDGFNPAITPPNTHAEKFHKHNASLGRIPPNAVTPRQKDSPEREEVKPNQSRHQPTMLQPNATPFGPQLGAATSGNTAVPQTSLAGFQPPFYGYGAQAYMGAPMQVNGQYNPSPSFAGGYPSYGNYRLGDNSTKPVGSRRNTEGDSSQLSRFTNYPIEHYRGEIYGLCKDQHGCRYLQRKLEERNAEHVQMIFDETQLHVVELMTDPFGNYLCQKLLEYSNDEQRTALINSAAHQLVKIALNQHGTRALQKMIEFISTPEQTQTVIHALKDHVVELVQDLNGNHVIQKCLNRLSADDSQFIYDAVGANCVVVGTHRHGCCVLQRCIDHASGEQRARLIAQITSNAFALVQDPFGNYVVQYILDLSEAHFTEPLCQAFRGNIPALSKQKFSSNVIEKCLRTAEMPVRCLMIDEMLSGVELEKMLRDSFANYVVQTAMDFADQETRTRIVESVRPILPSIRQTPHGRRIAGKMMAVETSGRSSAATSGQVTPNEMNSAQLPGPLQTPQKSFMYQHNPFPVSAGGAQFGNQSYVPGTGTGSSNTPSGASENSSGIYSASSVPQQNGNLGAQNQVYASYF, from the exons ATGGCCTTCAAGAACGGACTAAGTGAACGTCTCGATGAGCTCCGATTTCCCTCTCCGCGCTCGCCCCCGTCAGAGACTCCTTTTCCTGGTTACTCTTCACTTTCACCCGGCCATTCAAGTTTCGTTTCAGCGTTTCCGAGACCTACAGGCGAAGTTCGTGCGAACCTTCAACGCCGCTTTACAACAGACGCAAGCAAGCTATCTTCTTGGAGCTATGTGAACAATGTCCAACCCGCTCCTGCTCCTCAGATACCCGATCCGCTAGATCTACTCTCATCA TTTGAAAAGAAACGCCAGCATATTGAATATATGCGAGAACAGAAGCGAAgatttgaagaagacatGAAACTTCTTGACTTGCAACACGAGAGAGAGCAGTTGGAGATGAATCAGCTTGCCAAAGATCTTGCTAAAGCAGGGATTTCTGGTCCCTCCAGCGAGCCTACGACTCCCCCAGAGTCTCGCGAGAACGGCTTTCCAGGTGCCTTCTCTCGGCCTACTCGCTTTTCAACTTCCAGTGTTACCTCATCTCCTGGGTTCTTCAACGTTTTCGCGTCTTCAGTTACCAGTCCTCCAAGTCAAATGAATCACGACTCAGCCCAGACCACACCCAACCGCTTCGCTGTTCATTCAGTCCCCGGGTCTCGCAGGAACTCTGAGAAAGAGGACTTTGGAAACGAGCCTACATCCCCATTCCGCCCTGGGCCTTC TATTCACCGCTATTCTATGCCCTCGTCGGGCTTGGGCTCTCAAATTCGTCCTGGCAACTCTGGATTCAACAATTCTTCTACCTTGGATACGTTCAACGCAGCCAAGTACTTGCTCCACAACAACGACGACGATCGATCCACTTTAAAGGAAGAAGATAGGATTCCAACCCCGGACATCAAGAGCTACCTCAAGTTGACTGAAACGGACGATAAATTCCCAACCCTATCTCGTAGCAACGGCTCAAGCTTG CTCTCAGCAAATTCGGACGCCTTGGACCTGGCGAACTCTAAGACTCCCAACCCAGAAACCTGGAATACTCACAATCGTCATCGTTCTTCGCACCAAAGCATGCCGCAAAACGCCCTCAACATGTTTCGTCTCGGCCATATTGGCGGCTCGCCCGAAGAATCACACGTTGCTCAACCAAATGGATCTAGACATGCTGCAAGACACTCACTCGAAGCAAACGTGTTGTATGCCGCAGAGCATAACCACGAGGCTACCACGCCCACCGCAGCAAACCGTCCGGCTCCCCTACAATCATCCTACTCAACTAATGATTTGCCTACTGTTAAGGACGATGGGTTCAACCCCGCAATTACTCCCCCAAATACTCACGCAGAAAAGTTCCACAAGCACAACGCGAGTCTTGGCCGAATCCCACCTAACGCTGTGACCCCTCGCCAGAAGGACTCTCCAGAGCGTGAGGAGGTGAAGCCAAACCAGTCCAGGCACCAGCCAACCATGTTACAGCCGAACGCTACGCCGTTCGGACCACAACTAGGCGCTGCAACATCCGGTAACACAGCAGTGCCACAGACCTCCCTAGCCGGTTTCCAGCCACCGTTTTACGGCTACGGGGCCCAGGCCTATATGGGGGCGCCTATGCAGGTCAATGGTCAATACAACCCGTCGCCTTCATTTGCGGGTGGTTATCCATCCTACGGAAACTACCGCCTGGGAGATAACTCGACCAAGCCCGTGGGATCTCGTAGAAATACTGAAGGAGACTCATCCCAACTTTCCCGCTTTACCAATTACCCCATTGAACACTACCGTGGCGAAATATACGGTCTTTGCAAAGACCAGCACGGCTGCCGATATTTGCAGAGGAAGCTTGAGGAACGCAACGCCGAACATGTCCAAATGATCTTCGACGAAACCCAGTTGCATGTCGTCGAACTTATGACCG ATCCTTTCGGCAACTATCTATGCCAGAAACTTCTTGAATACTCCAACGACGAACAACGCACAGCTTTGATCAACAGCGCCGCGCACCAACTCGTCAAGATTGCGTTGAACCAACATGGTACCAGAGCTCTTCAAAAGATGATTGAGTTCATCTCTACCCCTGAGCAGACGCAAACAGTCATCCATGCACTAAAGGATCATGTTGTGGAGCTGGTCCAGGATTTGAATGGTAACCATGTCATCCAGAAGTGCCTCAATCGTCTTTCTGCAGATGACTCCCAATTCATCTATGATGCTGTCGGTGCCAACTGCGTGGTGGTTGGTACTCATCGACACGGTTGCTGCGTCCTTCAGCGCTGCATAGATCATGCATCCGGAGAACAGAGAGCCCGTTTAATCGCTCAGATAACCTCCAACGCATTTGCGCTCGTTCAAGATCCGTTCGGCAATTACGTTGTACAGTATATCCTTGATCTGTCCGAAGCCCACTTCACAGAGCCTCTTTGCCAGGCGTTCCGTGGAAATATTCCCGCTCTTTCCAAGCAAAAATTTAGCTCGAACGTGATCGAGAAGTGCCTGCGCACGGCCGAGATGCCGGTACGCTGCCTAATGATTGATGAAATGCTGTCGGGAGTTGAGCTGGAGAAAATGCTACGTGACTCATTCGCAAACTACGTGGTGCAGACCGCCATGGACTTTGCCGACCAAGAAACTCGGACCCGCATTGTTGAATCCGTGCGCCCTATCCTACCTTCCATCCGCCAAACGCCTCATGGACGCCGCATTGCTGGTAAAATGATGGCAGTTGAGACCTctggaagaagcagcgcTGCAACGAGCGGCCAGGTCACACCCAATGAAATGAACTCCGCACAGCTTCCAGGACCTTTGCAGACACCTCAGAAGTCCTTCATGTACCAACATAACCCATTTCCTGTTTCTGCCGGAGGCGCACAATTTGGAAACCAGAGCTATGTTCCTGGGACTGGCACCGGCTCCTCGAACACACCATCTGGAGCTAGTGAAAACTCCTCTGGTATCTATAGTGCTTCCTCCGTCCCGCAACAGAACGGCAATCTTGGAGCCCAGAATCAGGTGTATGCTTCATACTTCTGA
- a CDS encoding origin of replication complex subunit 5 family protein (COG:L;~EggNog:ENOG410PM6J;~InterPro:IPR020796,IPR027417,IPR041664;~PFAM:PF13191,PF14630;~go_component: GO:0000808 - origin recognition complex [Evidence IEA];~go_component: GO:0005634 - nucleus [Evidence IEA];~go_process: GO:0006260 - DNA replication [Evidence IEA]) codes for MLPVEVSRSLSPQWPCREVQSRQLASLLASGVSSPSTIVVHGISATCKSTIVSNVLARLEVPHAIVRSPECITGRHLLTKILWAILEALGRKDEWERFGKGRCEHVGSLAVLLGECLVSSPGQAIGKFVLVLDGIDKQREAPPTLLSALARLGEIIPSLSVVLILSSTPRPLFLQSSGVPHISFPPYTRKESIAIILAAGAPAVLSLPTETSVRLYPQFVSAVYDSLVGPTASSIPVFRKICEKLWPQFVSPITNGETPPGGNEAWDFSRLLVKSRSLFRLQGEDALVHRIVTEDALPSTTDGSLFKPSSLLSAVSAPSPLPTLPYFATLVLTSAYLASHTPQRLDTIFFSKFSSSSLSARNKRAHHRRRLKVLSQAQAAEDREASQASKPSRRGKGKRTKTRITKSILENAFATTSATTSAAGGGPGITGPSTILTARPFPLERLLAIYHAIDPNPPANSLRVAAISDAIYAELATLRRLRLVVPAAGRASGSRMGLGSAGVNSGNTTADVGEKWCVNVSGDWVGEMAKGIGVEVGEWLAGGLD; via the exons ATGTTGCCGGTCGAGGTTTCCAGATCTCTAAGCCCACAATGGCCTTGCCGGGAGGTTCAATCGAGGCAGCTCGCAAGCCTACTTGCA tcCGGAGTTTCTAGCCCATCTACTATCGTGGTCCACGGAATATCCGCCACCTGCAAGTCAACAATTGTCAGTAACGTCCTTGCCCGACTCGAAGTACCGCACGCCATCGTTCGGAGCCCTGAATGCATCACGGGGCGGCATTTATTGACAAAGATATTGTGGGCCATCCTGGAAGCCCTTGGACGGAAAGATGAGTGGGAACGATTCGGGAAAGGAAGATGCGAACACGTCGGTTCCCTTGCGGTTCTGCTTGGCGAATGCCTTGTTTCGAGCCCTGGACAGGCAATTGGAAAGTtcgttttggttttggatgGGATTGATAAACAGCGAGAGGCGCCGCCGACACTATTATCTGCGCTTGCAAGGTTGGGTGAAATT ATACCATCCCTCTCTGTCGTTTTAATTCTCAGCTCTACACCACGCCCACTATTCCTACAATCCTCAGGTGTTCCACACATTAGCTTTCCTCCGTATACCCGCAAGGAGTCGATTGCTATCATTTTGGCTGCTGGCGCACCGGCTGTGCTTAGCCTACCTACAGAAACGTCAGTGCGATTGTACCCTCAATTCGTCTCTGCCGTCTACGATTCTTTGGTCGGACCAACTGCGAGCTCCATACCGGTATTTAGGAAGATATGCGAAAAGCTGTGGCCTCAGTTCGTTTCTCCAATAACTAACGGTGAAACTCCGCCTGGTGGAAACGAAGCATGGGATTTCTCTCGACTTCTCGTGAAAAGCCGTTCCCTGTTCAGACTGCAGGGCGAGGACGCTTTAGTCCACCGTATTGTTACGGAAGATGCGCTGCCATCCACCACAGATGGCTCACTCTTCAAGCCGTCATCGCTACTATCCGCCGTCTCAGCACCTTCGCCTCTCCCTACCTTGCCCTACTTCGCTACCCTCGTCCTAACATCCGCATACCTAGCCTCCCATACTCCACAACGATTGGAcacaatcttcttctccaaattctcgtcttcgtctttgTCTGCGCGAAACAAACGTGCTCACCACAGGCGCCGTCTAAAGGTCCTCTCACAGgcgcaagcagcagaagaccgAGAAGCCAGCCAAGCGTCAAAACCAAGCAGACGAGGCAAAGGCAAGAGAACAAAGACTCGCATCACCAAATCCATCCTTGAAAACGCCTTCGCTACCACCTCTGCAACAACCTCCGCTGCAGGTGGTGGCCCCGGTATTACCGGGCCATCAACCATTCTAACTGCCCGTCCATTCCCTCTCGAACGACTTCTCGCAATCTATCATGCCATTGACCCTAACCCACCCGCCAACTCGCTACGTGTCGCCGCCATTTCTGACGCGATCTACGCCGAACTCGCCACGCTACGTCGTTTACGACTAGTCGTGCCCGCCGCAGGACGTGCCAGCGGTAGTCGCATGGGTCTTGGTTCAGCAGGGGTCAACAGTGGGAATACCACAGCCGACGTCGGCGAGAAGTGGTGCGTGAATGTCTCCGGCGACTGGGTTGGAGAGATGGCCAAGGGAATTGGAGTCGAGGTTGGGGAATGGCTAGCTGGTGGGCTGGATTAA
- a CDS encoding uncharacterized protein (COG:S;~EggNog:ENOG410PSGD;~InterPro:IPR015943,IPR036322;~go_function: GO:0005515 - protein binding [Evidence IEA]): protein MNREIPGFYYDPEKKKYFAIQANHKSAPGSQYSKDAVKRKRADQEKWQRKARLVQRYEKEKIKKAACLQHPLVQARREIGALPATRSVEHEQRGLAYVSQFRRKQLHQFEPWPDQYTIKHIVRNPRSGILIASGHRGGESSVSVCFPDCDQEKWTYNRTMERLLFKEPYRLSSLSLSHTGYLLATMDSGPDGDSFLAPRMLPDPDEGGDYRWPPFFSHPIRIHTTSSLWCSSPSPTGDMPRFAVGTSEGLYTLEGFGSYWALSKKPFPNDKSISNPKRRSPDSSHTQITAVEWLSSDVIAAGLKDSTIFLHDIRSGGSAARLQHPHAVTKIRKLDPYRIVVAGINSLQMYDIRYPPNNLQRNPNPNAKHHTSTRPYLNFSNHSLEIIPDFDLSPELGILASASSDDRTVQLFSLRTGDQVVSPLTRYQYPDSIKSICFESGNSSPHGPQTPSLLVCSEATVDEWNW, encoded by the exons ATGAACCGAGAAATTCCAGGGTTTTACTATG ATCctgaaaagaagaaatactTTGCAATTCAGGCAAACCACAAATCAGCGCCGGGGTCTCAATATTCCAAAGATGCCGTCAAGCGAAAGCGCGCTGACCAAGAG AAGTGGCAACGAAAAGCCCGCCTGGTCCAAAGGtatgagaaagaaaagatcAAGAAAGCAGCGTGCCTGCAACATCCCCTCGTGCAGGCACGTAGGGAGATAGGCGCGCTTCCCGCAACCAGATCTGTCGAACATGAACAGCGAGGGTTGGCGTACGTGAGCCAGTTCCGACGAAAACAGTTACATCAGTTCGAACCTTGGCCAGATCAGTATACGATAAAGCATATTGTGCGCAATCCGCGGTCCGGGATCTTGATTGCTA GCGGACATCGCGGTGGCGAGTCGTCAGTGTC TGTTTGTTTCCCTGATTGTGATCAGGAAAAATGGACATACAATCGAACTATGGAGCGGCTCCTTTTCAAAGAGCCGTATAGG CTCTCATCACTTTCACTAAGTCACACCGGATACCTATT AGCGACGATGGACAGCGGTCCAGATGGAGACTCCTTCCTCGCACCCCGAATGCTCCCAGATCCCGACGAAGGCGGAGATTATCGATGGCCGCCATTTT TCTCACATCCGATACGCATCCACACCACCTCATCCCTATGGTGTTCCTCACCGTCCCCAACAGGGGACATGCCACGCTTCGCTGTCGGCACGTCAGAAGGCCTCTACACCCTAGAGGGCTTCGGTAGCTACTGGGCACTTTCTAAAAAGCCCTTCCCAAATGACAAGTCCATAAGCAATCCGAAGCGCCGCAGCCCAGACTCCTCACACACTCAGATCACCGCCGTAGAATGGCTGTCGTCCGACGTCATCGCAGCCGGTCTCAAAGACTCCACTATTTTCCTCCATGACATCCGCTCCGGTGGAAGTGCAGCGCGGCTCCAGCATCCTCACGCTGTCACGAAGATCCGCAAACTCGACCCATATCGGATTGTTGTCGCCGGAATAAACTCT CTCCAAATGTACGACATCCGCTACCCACCCAATAACCTGCAACGAAACCCAAATCCCAACGCAAAACACCACACCTCTACAAGGCCTTACCTCAACTTCTCAAACCACTCGCTGGAAATCATTCCGGACTTCGACCTCAGTCCCGAGCTGGGGATTCTTGCTAGTG CCTCCTCCGATGACCGCACAGTGCAGCTATTTTCGTTACGTACAGGAGACCAGGTCGTCTCTCCACTAACGAGATACCAGTATCCGGACTCGATCAAATCTATTTGTTTTGAGTCTGGGAACTCATCGCCCCATGGACCGCAGACGCCTAGTTTGTTGGTTTGCTCTGAAGCGACAGTCGATGAATGGAATTGGTGA
- the PMA1 gene encoding plasma-membrane proton-efflux P-type ATPase (COG:P;~EggNog:ENOG410PFW2;~InterPro:IPR018303,IPR023298,IPR023299,IPR001757, IPR004014,IPR036412,IPR006534,IPR008250,IPR023214;~PFAM:PF00122,PF00690,PF00702;~TransMembrane:9 (i83-106o112-131i259-284o296-324i662-681o687-705i725-744o795-816i828-848o);~go_component: GO:0016021 - integral component of membrane [Evidence IEA];~go_function: GO:0000166 - nucleotide binding [Evidence IEA];~go_function: GO:0008553 - proton-exporting ATPase activity, phosphorylative mechanism [Evidence IEA];~go_process: GO:0120029 - proton export across plasma membrane [Evidence IEA]) — protein MTYIEPDGDGEENIDDLIEELASLDGEYTARAHIRKSIESKHSFVGQDPEFDTDITTGLTTPDALTRRKKYGPNQLKEGKENLYLKFLSFFVGPVQFVMEGAAILALGLRDWVDFGVICALLLLNATVGFAQEYQAGSIVEELKKSLALKAVVVRDGRMGEIDAVKVVPGDVLKIDEGTIVPADGRVKSNYLLQVDQSSVTGESLAVNKCKDEVCYASSVVKRGEAYLVVTATGDDTFMGQTAALVNSASSSAGHFTEVLNHIGATLLVLVVLTLIVVWVSSFYRSNNIVTILEFTLAITIIGVPVGLPAVVTTTMAVGAAYLARRQAIVQRLSAIESLAGVEILCSDKTGTLTKNKLTLSDPYTVTGVDPNDLMLTACLAASRKLKGMDAIDRAFIKALPNYPRAKEALTQYKIREFHPFDPVSKKVTAVVLSPSGEEIICVKGAPLWVLKTVSEDQQIPDSTEKEYTNKMNEFAERGFRSLGVARKPVNRKWEILGIVPCSDPPRDDTATTINEAKTLGLSIKMLTGDAVGIARETSRELGLGTNVYNAEGLGLGGGGTMPGSEVYDFVEAADGFAEVWPQHKYNVVDILQQRGYLVAMTGDGVNDAPSLKKADTGIAVEGASDAARSAADIVFLAPGLSAIIDALKTSRQIFHRMHAYVIYRIALSLHLEIFFGLWIATMNECLNLQLVVFIAIFADIATLAIAYDNAPYSQSPVKWNLPKLWGLSVILGIILALGTWIALTTMMNAGEHAGIVQNFGKRDEVLFLEISLTENWLIFITRADGPFWSSLPSWQLAAAIFVVDLVASFFCYYGWFVGGQTSPIAIVRIWVFSFGVFCVMGGVYFLLQRSQTFDDIMHGRIPRRQRASQRTLDDFVDLQRVSVQHEKSSRNPEGGGGWDENNGPQAS, from the exons ATGACCTACATCGAACctgatggcgatggagaggagaaCATCGATGATCTCATCGAGGAACTGGCGTCCCTGGATGGCGAATATACCGCTCGCGCCCATATACGAAAAAGTATCGAGTCGAAGCATAGCTTTGTTGGGCAAGATCCGGAGTTTGACACTGACATTACGACTGGTCTTACTACACCTGACGCCCTAACCCGGCGCAAAAAATATGGCCCTAACCagctgaaggaggggaaggagaaCCTTTATCTTAAGTTTTTGTCCTTCTTTGTCGGACCTGTTCAATTCGTGATGGAG GGCGCTGcaatccttgcccttggtcTGAGAGATTGGGTAGATTTTGGCGTGATCTGtgcccttctccttctcaacgCAACTGTCGGTTTTGCCCAGGAATACCAAGCGGGGTCGATCGTGGAGGAGCTGAAAAAGTCGTTGGCCCTCAAGGCTGTCGTAGTCCGCGATGGCAGAATGGGCGAGATTGATGCAGTCAAAGTCGTACCGGGTGATGTACTCAAGATTGATGAG GGTACGATTGTGCCCGCTGACGGCCGCGTCAAATCGAACTACTTATTACAAGTTGACCAATCCTCTGTCACCGGTGAATCACTAGCCGTTAACAAATGCAAGGATGAGGTCTGTTACGCCTCATCGGTGGTTAAACGCGGTGAAGCATATCTCGTCGTTACAGCTACTGGCGATGACACCTTTATGGGCCAAACAGCCGCGTTGGTCAATTCTGCGTCATCGAGTGCTGGTCATTTTACGGAGGTTCTCAACCATATCGGGGCGACGCTACTCGTTTTGGTTGTACTTACCTTAATTGTTGTTTGGGTGTCGTCTTTCTACCGTTCAAATAATATTGTTACCATCCTTGAATTCACACTGGCCATCACCATTATCGGAGTTCCAGTCGGCCTTCCCGCCGTTGTCACCACAACCATggctgttggtgctgcttATTTGGCTCGGAGGCAGGCGATTGTACAGAGACTTTCCGCCATAGAGTCTCTTGCAGGGGTAGAGATACTATGTTCCGACAAAACCGGAACGCTAACAAAGAACAAGCTCACGCTTTCAGACCCATACACAGTGACTGGCGTGGACCCTAATGACCTTATGTTGACGGCGTGTTTAGCTGCTTCACGGAAGCTGAAGGGCATGGATGCCATCGATAGAGCTTTCATCAAAGCACTCCCTAATTATCCACGTGCTAAAGAAGCTCTGACGCAATACAAAATTCGAGAGTTCCATCCATTTGACCCGGTCTCCAAAAAGGTCACTGCGGTAGTGTTATCTCCGAGTGGTGAAGAGATAATCTGCGTCAAGGGAGCGCCTTTGTGGGTTCTGAAGACGGTTTCAGAGGATCAGCAGATCCCAGACAGCACCGAAAAGGAGTACACTAATAAGATGAACGAGTTTGCAGAACGTGGCTTTCGATCCCTCGGAGTCGCCCGGAAACCTGTGAATCGAAAATGGGAAATTCTTGGGATAGTGCCATGCTCCGACCCTCCTCGGGACGATACTGCAACGACTATAAATGAGGCGAAAACGCTCGGCCTATCGATCAAAATGCTTACTGGGGATGCCGTTGGGATTGCCCGCGAGACGTCGCGTGAGCTAGGGCTAGGGACCAATGTTTACAACGCGGAGGGGCTTGGCCTTGGAGGTGGCGGTACCATGCCTGGGTCTGAGGTTTACGACTTTGTCGAAGCCGCAGACGGTTTTGCAGAAGTGTGGCCGCAACATAAATATAATGTTGTAGACATACTTCAGCAACGCGGATACCTAGTGGCAATGACTGGGGATGGTGTCAATGATGCTCCTTCACTCAAGAAGGCCGATACTGGGATCGCGGTGGAAGGTGCCTCGGACGCTGCCCGGTCAGCAGCCGATATTGTTTTCCTTGCCCCTGGCTTATCGGCAATCATTGACGCTCTAAAAACTTCCCGTCAGATATTCCATCGTATGCATGCATATGTGATCTATCGAATTGCACTATCCCTGCATCTCGAGATATTCTTTGGCCTCTGGATTGCGACGATGAATGAATGCTTGAACCTACAGCTGGTGGTCTTTATTGCAATCTTCGCCGACATTGCAACTCTGGCAATAGCTTATGACAATGCCCCTTACTCCCAGTCTCCTGTGAAATGGAATCTTCCAAAACTCTGGGGCCTTTCTGTCATACTAGGAATTATTCTCGCCCTTGGAACATGGATCGCGCTTACAACCATGATGAATGCGGGCGAGCATGCAGGGATCGTACAAAACTTTGGGAAACGCGACGAGGTCCTCTTCCTTGAAATATCCCTAACGGAGAATTGGTTGATCTTTATTACGAGAGCTGATGGCCCGTTTTGGTCGTCTTTGCCTTCGTGGCAGCTCGCAGCTGCCATTTTTGTCGTCGATTTAGTTGCAAGCTTCTTTTGCTACTATGGCTGGTTTGTTGGCGGACAGACTTCGCCCATCGCTATTGTCCGTATCTGGGTATTTTCATTCGGTGTATTCTGCGTTATGGGAGGCGTTTATTTTCTGTTGCAGCGTTCGCAAACCTTTGACGATATCATGCACGGCAGAATTCCGAGAAGACAAAGGGCTTCTCAGCGCACCCTGGATGACTTTG TTGATCTGCAACGGGTCTCAGTACAGCACGAGAAAAGCTCGAGGAACCCTGAGGGCGGGGGCGGCTGGGACGAGAACAATGGTCCACAGGCCTCATGA